DNA from Streptosporangiales bacterium:
CACGTCGCTCAGGTGCGCGACCAGGTCGTCCAGCCGGTCCGCGGCCGTCTTCAGCACCAGCAGCCACTCCTCGTCGGTGGTCGCAGCGCCCTCCCACCAGTACGTGCTGCGGATGGGTCCGACCAGCTGCGCGCAGGCCACCAGCCGCGCGTTCACCACCGCCTCGGCGAGCTCCGCGGCCCCACGCTCACTGTCGATCGT
Protein-coding regions in this window:
- a CDS encoding divalent cation tolerance protein CutA, producing the protein MSEHVRVETTIDSERGAAELAEAVVNARLVACAQLVGPIRSTYWWEGAATTDEEWLLVLKTAADRLDDLVAHLSDVHPYEVPEIVAVPVVGGHPGYLQWVTAETRGG